In Nonomuraea sp. NBC_00507, the following are encoded in one genomic region:
- a CDS encoding ArnT family glycosyltransferase, whose amino-acid sequence MTAADTGQAEQTVPVEAAGHPPRRRPRYALIAILVLGVALYGWGLWSGSWGNTYYTAAVKSMSLNFTNFLFASHDPAGVVTVDKPPLALWPQVVSVWIFGFHNWSVLLPQVIEGVAAIFLLHRTVRMWAGENAALIAALIFALTPITVATTQTNNTDTMLLLTLVAAAYAFTRAMKAVEPGRRTKWLLFTAFLVGCGFLAKMAAAYIVLPALFAAYLVGNKAPWRRQALDLASAAVVLVASSLWWVAAVDLWPGQKPYIGGSTNGTALDLVLGHNGLGRVFGAEGTANGGAATGTPPPGGGGPGGPGGPGGPGGPSFGGPSGIDRMFADAVGGQISWLLPLGLIALVVAAVLGFRRWRRSAPADTAGRAGWVLWGGWLLVYALVFSFQKGVFHPYYTTVMAPAIGALVGAGTVWAFRKYREPEGRTWLVLPAGVAVTAAWAWVVISRDTSWHGWLRYAVVIVALAAILALALHKIPRVAPVLGLVAVLLAPAVWSGASAFASTWSGASAFASTAPASLPAAGPTDNEMPIGLDSGELTADQRKILDYAKSHSSGAEITMAVEGGAQAANTYIVATDETVIGMGGFDGRDPAPSTDQLTTWVRAGRLRFVLIGGLAGGGMGDDNRVIERSKWIEQHCKPVLTPIGEGETLHECTVG is encoded by the coding sequence ATGACCGCCGCCGACACTGGCCAAGCGGAGCAGACAGTGCCCGTCGAAGCGGCAGGGCATCCTCCCAGGCGCCGGCCGCGGTACGCGCTCATCGCGATCCTCGTGCTGGGGGTGGCGCTGTACGGCTGGGGGCTGTGGAGCGGCAGCTGGGGCAACACGTACTACACCGCCGCGGTCAAGTCGATGTCGTTGAACTTCACGAACTTCCTGTTCGCTTCGCACGACCCGGCCGGTGTGGTCACGGTGGACAAACCGCCGCTGGCGTTGTGGCCGCAGGTGGTGTCGGTGTGGATCTTCGGCTTCCACAACTGGTCCGTGCTGCTGCCGCAGGTGATCGAAGGCGTCGCGGCGATCTTCCTGCTGCACCGGACGGTCCGGATGTGGGCGGGGGAGAACGCCGCGCTGATCGCCGCCTTGATCTTCGCGCTCACCCCGATCACCGTGGCGACCACCCAGACGAACAACACCGACACCATGCTCCTCCTCACGCTCGTCGCGGCGGCCTACGCCTTCACCCGGGCGATGAAAGCGGTGGAACCAGGCAGAAGGACGAAGTGGCTGCTGTTCACGGCCTTCCTGGTCGGTTGCGGCTTCCTGGCGAAGATGGCGGCCGCGTACATCGTCCTTCCTGCTCTTTTCGCCGCTTACCTGGTCGGCAACAAGGCTCCTTGGCGCCGTCAGGCGCTCGACCTGGCCAGTGCGGCCGTGGTGCTGGTGGCGAGTTCACTGTGGTGGGTGGCGGCGGTCGACCTGTGGCCCGGCCAGAAGCCGTACATCGGCGGCAGCACCAACGGCACGGCCCTGGACCTGGTGCTGGGCCACAACGGGCTCGGCCGCGTGTTCGGCGCTGAAGGAACGGCGAACGGCGGGGCGGCGACCGGTACACCCCCGCCGGGCGGAGGTGGCCCCGGAGGACCCGGCGGGCCCGGTGGCCCCGGGGGCCCGTCGTTCGGCGGCCCGTCCGGTATCGATCGGATGTTCGCCGACGCCGTCGGCGGGCAGATCAGCTGGCTGCTTCCGTTGGGGCTGATCGCGCTGGTGGTGGCGGCGGTGCTCGGCTTCCGGCGGTGGCGCCGGTCCGCCCCGGCGGACACCGCCGGCCGCGCCGGCTGGGTGCTGTGGGGCGGCTGGCTCCTGGTGTACGCCCTCGTGTTCAGCTTCCAGAAAGGCGTCTTCCACCCGTACTACACCACCGTCATGGCACCCGCGATCGGAGCACTCGTCGGTGCGGGCACAGTGTGGGCGTTCCGGAAGTACCGGGAGCCCGAGGGACGGACCTGGCTCGTGCTGCCCGCCGGCGTCGCGGTGACCGCGGCGTGGGCGTGGGTGGTCATCTCCCGGGACACCTCCTGGCACGGCTGGCTGCGGTACGCGGTGGTGATCGTCGCGCTGGCCGCGATCCTGGCCTTGGCGCTGCACAAGATCCCGAGGGTGGCACCCGTGCTCGGGCTCGTCGCGGTGTTGCTGGCACCTGCCGTGTGGTCGGGGGCCAGTGCGTTCGCCTCCACGTGGTCGGGGGCCAGTGCGTTCGCCTCCACCGCCCCCGCGAGCTTGCCGGCCGCGGGGCCGACGGACAACGAGATGCCGATTGGCTTGGACAGTGGGGAACTCACCGCGGACCAACGCAAGATCCTGGACTACGCCAAGTCACATTCGTCCGGAGCCGAGATCACGATGGCGGTCGAGGGCGGCGCCCAGGCCGCGAACACGTACATCGTCGCCACCGACGAGACCGTCATCGGAATGGGCGGGTTCGACGGCCGCGACCCCGCGCCCTCGACGGACCAGCTGACCACGTGGGTGCGGGCGGGCAGGCTGCGGTTCGTGCTCATCGGCGGGCTGGCCGGCGGCGGGATGGGGGACGACAACAGGGTCATCGAGCGGTCCAAGTGGATCGAGCAGCACTGCAAGCCCGTGCTCACCCCGATCGGCGAGGGCGAGACGCTTCACGAGTGCACGGTCGGATGA
- a CDS encoding response regulator transcription factor has translation MDQQRGEATVLVVDDEPNILELLSAALRLSGFTVHAADCGAEALATVRRVRPDIVILDVMLPDTDGFSLARSLRTVQDQLPVLFLTARDAVADRIAGLTAGGDDYVTKPFSLEEVVLRLRAILRRTNGGADLLPDSGTFRYADLVLDEDAHEVHRVGRLVPLSPTEFNLLRYLMVNAERVVSKAQILDRVWSYDFGGDGRIVESYISYLRRKIDSVEPPLIHTIRGVGYSLRLPRAER, from the coding sequence GTGGATCAGCAGCGTGGTGAGGCGACTGTCCTCGTCGTGGACGACGAACCGAACATCCTGGAGCTGCTGTCGGCAGCGCTCCGGCTCAGCGGGTTCACCGTGCACGCGGCGGACTGCGGAGCCGAAGCGCTGGCCACGGTCCGGCGCGTCCGGCCGGACATCGTGATCCTGGACGTGATGCTGCCCGACACCGACGGCTTCAGCCTCGCCCGCAGCCTCCGTACGGTGCAGGACCAGCTGCCGGTGCTCTTCCTGACCGCACGCGACGCCGTGGCGGACCGGATCGCGGGCCTGACGGCCGGTGGCGACGACTATGTGACCAAGCCCTTCAGCCTGGAGGAAGTCGTGCTGCGGCTGAGGGCGATCCTCCGGCGCACCAACGGCGGCGCTGACCTCCTGCCGGACAGCGGCACCTTCCGGTACGCCGATCTCGTGCTCGACGAGGACGCCCACGAGGTCCACCGGGTCGGCCGGCTGGTGCCGCTGTCGCCCACGGAGTTCAACCTGTTGCGGTACCTGATGGTCAACGCCGAGCGGGTGGTCAGCAAAGCGCAGATCCTCGACCGGGTGTGGAGCTACGACTTCGGCGGGGACGGCCGGATCGTCGAGTCGTACATCAGCTATCTGCGCCGCAAGATCGACTCGGTGGAGCCGCCGCTGATCCACACCATCCGGGGCGTCGGCTACTCACTGCGGTTGCCAAGGGCAGAGCGTTGA
- a CDS encoding sensor histidine kinase, whose product MLATAGLGTIGVASVALLRTSMIARMDDQLRDLAQRVDGRPGGPSPSPDDLQRQSDGLPTDFAILVLHDNGTPEPSTPVTADGPVLPVINSTTIGQYATRPFTVDDRRGGAGWRVLVSRRTMPKGPRIIVAAQSTETTEVTVTRLIWIEAGVGITLLLALGVGGFLLVRLGLRPLTKIEKTAEDIAGGHLDLRVASDPRTEVGRLGGALNTMVGRLSAALRQREQSESRLRRFVMDASHELRTPLTSIRGFAELNRRGGAPDRADVDRLMGRIENEAIRLGRLVDDLLLLARLDQERALDLAELDIRTLVEDAVHDAKARDPERPLILESAGKPVRVTVDEHRMRQVITNLVSNAMAHTPPGTPVHVRVGMPAKQPGPPVAAAGSLESHGRVVLEVIDDGPGVPLEAAPNIFDRFYRVDEARSRTRGGTGLGLAITAAILEAHGGRVELRTAPGEGAHFTVLLPWS is encoded by the coding sequence GTGCTGGCCACCGCCGGCCTGGGCACCATCGGGGTCGCAAGCGTCGCGCTGCTCCGCACGTCGATGATCGCCCGGATGGACGACCAGCTCAGGGACCTCGCGCAGCGGGTGGACGGCCGCCCGGGAGGGCCATCGCCGTCGCCGGACGACCTTCAGCGCCAGTCTGACGGTCTGCCCACGGACTTCGCGATCCTGGTGCTCCACGACAACGGGACGCCGGAGCCGTCCACCCCGGTCACCGCGGACGGGCCGGTACTGCCGGTGATCAACTCGACCACCATCGGCCAGTACGCCACGCGCCCGTTCACGGTCGACGACAGACGGGGCGGTGCCGGGTGGCGCGTCCTGGTGTCGCGGCGGACGATGCCCAAAGGGCCGCGGATCATCGTGGCCGCGCAGTCGACGGAGACCACCGAGGTGACCGTGACGCGGCTGATCTGGATCGAGGCCGGAGTCGGGATCACCTTGCTGCTCGCCCTCGGCGTGGGTGGGTTCCTGCTGGTACGGCTGGGACTGCGGCCGCTGACCAAGATCGAGAAGACCGCGGAGGACATCGCCGGCGGCCACCTCGATCTGCGGGTCGCGTCGGATCCACGTACCGAGGTCGGCCGGCTCGGCGGCGCCCTGAACACCATGGTCGGCAGGCTTTCCGCCGCGCTACGCCAACGGGAGCAGTCCGAGTCGCGGCTGCGCAGGTTCGTCATGGACGCCTCGCACGAACTGCGCACCCCACTGACGTCGATCCGCGGCTTCGCCGAGCTGAACCGCCGCGGCGGCGCCCCGGACCGGGCCGACGTGGACCGGCTGATGGGCCGGATAGAGAACGAGGCGATCCGCCTCGGTCGGCTGGTCGACGACCTGCTGCTGCTGGCCCGGCTGGACCAGGAACGCGCGCTGGACCTGGCCGAACTGGACATCCGCACGCTCGTCGAGGACGCCGTGCACGATGCCAAAGCCCGCGACCCGGAGCGGCCACTGATCCTGGAAAGCGCCGGCAAACCGGTCCGCGTCACGGTGGACGAACATCGGATGCGCCAGGTGATCACGAACCTCGTCAGCAACGCCATGGCCCACACCCCGCCCGGCACGCCCGTACACGTCCGCGTAGGCATGCCCGCCAAACAGCCAGGACCTCCTGTGGCCGCGGCGGGGAGCCTGGAATCGCACGGCCGCGTCGTACTGGAAGTGATCGACGACGGGCCCGGCGTGCCGCTGGAGGCCGCGCCGAACATCTTCGACCGGTTCTACCGGGTCGACGAGGCCCGCTCCCGTACCCGTGGCGGCACCGGGCTCGGCCTGGCCATCACCGCCGCGATCTTGGAGGCCCACGGCGGCCGCGTCGAACTCAGGACGGCACCCGGCGAAGGCGCTCACTTCACCGTGCTCCTTCCCTGGTCCTAG
- a CDS encoding DedA family protein encodes MTDWLVGLMESLGAPGAGLAIALENLFPPLPSEVILPLAGFTASRGEMGLLDVLVCTTLGSVIGALALYWVGALLGRERVLAIAAKLPLVKVSDIEKSEAWFRRHGRKTVFVGRMIPLFRSLISIPAGVERMPLPTFTLLTMVGSLIWNTVFVLAGYFLGENWSRVETYVGLGTNVVTAMVVAAVLVFVGVRLAERYKGRHAARRAVLDGTPTRGKPGEGDHGDRRPRARG; translated from the coding sequence ATGACTGATTGGCTCGTTGGACTGATGGAGAGTCTCGGGGCCCCTGGGGCGGGCCTCGCGATCGCGCTGGAGAACCTGTTCCCGCCCCTGCCCAGCGAGGTGATCCTGCCGTTGGCGGGCTTCACCGCCAGCCGGGGCGAGATGGGCCTGCTGGACGTGCTGGTGTGCACGACCCTCGGCTCGGTGATCGGCGCGCTGGCGCTGTACTGGGTCGGGGCGCTGCTGGGCCGCGAGCGGGTGCTGGCCATCGCCGCCAAGCTGCCGCTGGTGAAGGTGTCCGACATCGAGAAGAGTGAGGCCTGGTTTCGGCGCCACGGCCGCAAGACGGTGTTCGTCGGCCGGATGATCCCCCTCTTCCGCAGCCTCATCTCGATCCCGGCGGGCGTGGAGCGGATGCCGCTGCCGACGTTCACGCTGCTGACGATGGTCGGGAGCTTGATCTGGAACACCGTCTTCGTGCTGGCCGGGTATTTCCTGGGTGAGAACTGGTCACGGGTCGAGACCTACGTCGGCCTCGGCACGAACGTGGTGACCGCCATGGTGGTGGCGGCGGTGCTGGTCTTCGTCGGGGTACGGCTGGCCGAGCGGTACAAAGGCCGCCATGCGGCTCGTCGCGCAGTTCTTGACGGCACCCCAACTCGAGGAAAGCCTGGTGAAGGAGATCACGGCGACCGGCGTCCCCGCGCTCGTGGGTGA